TACTTCCTGCCGGCGATCCGAGGACCCATACCTTTATGGTCAAAGTTGAGTTACCCACCACTCAAGGACTGAAGACCGGCATGTTCGGTCGGTTCCAGCTCGACAAGGGGACCACGCCAACGATGCTCGTTCCATCGGCAACCGTCGTCGAACGGGGCGAACTGACCAGTCTTTATGCGGTAGGAACGGATCGGGTCGCGAGACTTCGTTGGGTCAAACTCGGCCGGCGTTTTGAGAACCAGGTGGAAATCCTATCAGGTCTTAACGAGGGTGAACGAGTCTTGAGTGACGGCAGCCAGGGAGTTGACGGAGCGGCTGTCCAGATCACCCAAACGGTGGCAGCGCCGCCGACGGGGGCACCGTGAAGCGTATCGGCGAACGGTTTCGAGTTTCATGTTTCAGGTTTCAAGTGCTTGGTTTCTGATCAACATGAAACTTTGAACTTGAAACTCGGAGTCGAGATACGAACGACGCATGACGAACTATCGCCCAGGACTCAGTGGCCGCATCGCTGCCCTCTTCATCGACAGTAAGCTCACGCCGCTCATCATGGTCGGTGTGTTGGTGCTGGGCCTGTTTGCGGTGATCGGCACTCCTCGTGAGGAGGAGCCGCAGATCGTGGTGCCGATGGCCGATGTTTGGTTGCCATTTCCTGGTGCCTCGGCCAAAGTCGTCGAAGAGCAACTCACCAAGCCGTTTGAGCGGAAACTCTCCGAGATCAAAGGCGTCGAATACGTCTATTCCATTTCACGCCCCGGTGGTGCGCTGATCATCGTCCGCTTCTACGTCGGGCAGCCGATGGAGCAGAGTCTGGTCGATCTCTACGACAAACTCATGTCGAACCAAGATCTGTTACCGCCGGGTGCCGAACCGTTTCTGGTCAAGCCGAAGGATGTGAATGACGTTCCGATCGTCACATTCACCCTCTCCAGTGAGCGGTATGGAGACTTTGAGCTTCATAGCCTCGCGGAACAGGTCCTAGAGGAAGTCAAGAAGGTCTCCGGCACATCGGCCGGGTTTATCGTCGGCGGGCGGCCGCGTGAACTCGGGATTCAAATAGACCCGACTCGCCTGAAGGCGTATGGACTCACGCCCTTGCAAGTTGCGAACGTGGTCCGTGGGGAGCATAGCGCGTTGTCGACGGGTCGCTTTGACAGCCGCAATCAAAGTGTCCTCGTGGAGACCGGCCGCTTCATCCGGTCGCGGGACGATCTGGAAAGCTTAGTCGTCGGTGTCAGCGGGCAGCGACCGGTCTATCTTCGTCAAGTGGCAGAGGTGACCGACGGCCCAGCGGAAGCGACGAGCTATGTCTGGCACGGTCTTGGCGCTGGAGGTACCCGTGAAACGTCGGACGTGAAGCGTGAAGCGGAGCCTACGAACGACACTGCACGAGATACGCTTCACGAATTTCCCGCGGTCACGGTGGCAATCGCGAAGCAGGTTGGTGTGAATGCCGTGACCGTCGCCGCCGATGTGATCCGCAAAGTGGATGAAATGAAAGGCCTCGTCATTCCATCGGATGTGCACGTGACCGTCACTCGTGACTATGGTGAGACGGCTCAGGAAAAGGCCAATGAATTGCTGTGGCATCTGCTTATCGCCGTCGTGGCGGTGGTCACCTTCCTCGGCGTCGCCTTGGGGCTACGGCCGGCCCTCGTCGTGTCGATTGCAATCCCACTGACCTTGGCACTCACCTTGTTCACCTCGATGATGATTGGATACACCATCAACCGCGTCACGCTGTTTGCCCTAATCTTTTCGATCGGTATTCTCGTGGATGATGCGATTGTCGTCGTCGAAAACACCTACCGGCATCTGAAATTGCGCCATACGTCGCATCACGAAGCCTCCATTATGGCGGTGGATGAAGTCGGGAATCCTACCATCCTGGCGACATTCACCGTCATTGCCGCACTCCTACCGATGGCCTTCGTCTCCGGCTTGATGGGCCCCTACATGAGACCGATTCCCGTCAACGCCTCCATCGCCATGTTTTTTTCGCTTCTCGTCGCGTTCGTCGTGATTCCCTGGTTCTGCCAGACCTGTTATCGCCCAGGAGCCGTCGTGGCCGGTGTCGACCATGAGGGGGACGAACGAGGATTCACAGCTCGCATCTATCGAAGCATCGTGTCTCCGTTACTGGCCTATCCCCTTCTGGCCTATACGTTTCTCGGGGTGGTCGGCCTGTTGCTCGTGGGATCGACCCTGTTGTTCTACACGCGTCATGTCGTCGTCAAAATGCTTCCGTTCGATAATAAGAGTGAAATCCAGCTGGTGGTTGATATGCCGGAGGGAACGACACTCGAAGAGACCGCTCGTGTGACGCAGGCATTGACCCGCTATGTCAGGACCATTCCCGAGGTTCGAGACTATCAGGCCTATGTCGGCACGGCGTCGCCTTTTAACTTCAGCGGGTTGGTCCGTCACTATTACTTGCGGGAACTCCCTCACGAAGCGGATATCCAGATCAATCTCGTCGCGAAGCACGAGCGGGACGCCCAAAGTCATGAAATTGCACAGCGGATCCGGCCATCTGTGCACGAGATCGCTCGGGAGTTTGGTGCGAACGTCAAGATCGTCGAAGTGCCTCCCGGCCCCCCTGTGCAGTCGGTGCTCGTGGCGGAGGTGTACGGTCCCGATTACAACAGACAGCTTGCGGTGGCCCGTGAGGTGCGGACCTTGTTCGAACACACGTCCGGAGTAGTGGATGTGGATGACTATATTGAAGAGGAGCAGGCAAAATATGTCTTCACGGTGGATCGAGCAAAGGCCGCCCTCGCCGGGATTTCCAGCCAGGACATCGTCCATACCCTCCGGATGGCGCTCCAGGGAGCCAAGGTTGGGTTGGTCCATATCCCTCAGGAGAAGAGTCCGGTTCAAATCGTGTTGCGCCTCCCGCTTGCTGAGCGGACGGGCTTGGAGCACCTGGGAGAGATCGGGATGCGCACGAACACAGGCGGCATCGTCCAACTATCCGAACTGCTTACCATCGAGCAGACGGTCCAGGACAAGGCGATCTACCATAAGAATCAGAAGCCGGTGGTCTATGTGCTTGCCGATGTCGGCGGTCCCGGAGCGGAGCAAGCTGAGAGTCCGGTCTATGGCGTGCTCGGAGTCGGAAAAAAGTTGGAAGAGCTTCCGACCTGAGGAAGGCTATCAGATCGAACAATACTACACTTCGCAGCCTTGGTCGGAAGAGAAGCTTGCCATGAAATGGGACGGCGAGTGGCACATTACCTATGAAACGTTCCGTGACATGGGGATTGCCTTTGCTGTGGCTATGTTGTTGATCTATTTGTTGATTGTCGGACAGTTCCAATCCTTCATCACCCCGCTGATCATCATGGCCCCGATCCCACTGACGCTGATCGGCATTCTGCCGGGACACTGGCTGACCGGATCGTACTTCACCGCCACCTCGATGATCGGATTCATCGCGCTGGCGGGTATCATCGTGAGGAATTCCATCCTCCTCGTCGATTTCATCCAACTTCAAGAACGAGCAGGGGTATCCTTGTCGGAAGCCGTGATCACAGCCGGAGCCATCCGGACCCGCCCCATCCTACTGACCGCCGCAGCCCTGATGGTGGGTGCCTTTGTCATCATTCTCGACCCGATCTTCCAAGGGTTGGCCGTCTCCTTGCTGTTCGGGGTCGGGGCGTCCACGCTCCTGACCCTCGTCGTCATTCCTGTGCTCTACTACCATATGATGGGGAGGTCGGCAGGTCCGAATCCTGCCGATGGTTGCGGGGCCATAGGAAGCGAAGATGCCAACTCTCACGGGAAATCTTCACAGGCAGTCTCCGCCTAATTCTGTCGTAACCCTGTGATCGTCTCCTGGGAAACTCTCTTCCGAATCAGTACAGAAGGTACCCTCTCATGATGAAGCCTGTCAAAGCAGTTAACCTGGCTACCCTCTAACTCCGTTACCGGTAATGTTTGGATCAGCAACAGAGCCACACCCTAGTAGGGTGTACAGCATTCGACTTCGAATGGTGATACCAAGAAAGAGTTTGGAGTGATTCCAGTTAGTCGGTCAGACCTGTGTGGAGCGGATATGATGCGCATGGACCAAGAGTTTCTGTCGATTGGGAACACCGACCTTGTCGAAAATACTGGTTAAATGATGACGGACTGTGTTGTCAGAGATAGACATCTGGTTCGCGATGTCCTTGTTCGACAGCCCCTGACCAACCAATCTGATCACCTCTCGCTCGCGCTGGGTCAATTCAGCAGGCCAGACTGCGGGGCCAGGTTTTGTAGAGGCTGTGTTCCCGACGACACTTGTCGGGGTTGCGAACTTTCCCACATCACCCTCCACGGGGTTAGCATGAGGGCCAACGGGTAATAGCGCTTCAATGGCTGCGAGCACAACCGTCGGGGGTTGAATCTTCAGGATTACAGCATCAACCCCGTAATCCACAGCTTCGCGCGTGCTCTCCTTGTCCTCGAATCCGCTCAACAGCATAATTTTTGACAGAGGGGCAGCTTCTCTTAAATGTCTGATCGTACCGAGCGTGTCCCGTTCAGTCTCCATGTCAAGAATAATTACGTCGGGACGGTTTTCTGGGAGTATGACTGCTGGCGTCATCCGTTGATGTTGATGCACTACGACCCGCAGATGCTCCGTTCTTTTACTCTCGAACATCTTCTGCAATCCGAGCAACAGAAGATGATGCCGACTAACGATAGCTACGGTAAGGGTGGGAACTGCGGAATTCGTCATGGTGTTTCCTATCAATCTCACATGTCAGGACGTGAGGTTGTCAGTGAGGAGAGGCTTCCAAATATAGGGCGTAACTCGGTCATGAGATAAGATCTGATTCTCTGGGCCTTGTTCGCTAGCCGTGATTCTACGCGATGGCAGATCCAGCCCTTATTACACAAACATAGTAGG
The sequence above is drawn from the Nitrospira sp. genome and encodes:
- a CDS encoding response regulator transcription factor — protein: MTNSAVPTLTVAIVSRHHLLLLGLQKMFESKRTEHLRVVVHQHQRMTPAVILPENRPDVIILDMETERDTLGTIRHLREAAPLSKIMLLSGFEDKESTREAVDYGVDAVILKIQPPTVVLAAIEALLPVGPHANPVEGDVGKFATPTSVVGNTASTKPGPAVWPAELTQREREVIRLVGQGLSNKDIANQMSISDNTVRHHLTSIFDKVGVPNRQKLLVHAHHIRSTQV